TGATCTTATTTTGGCACTTACAGGTACTGAAGCATTTTTTACAACACTTCTTATTATTTTTCTTAGCTTCTTTAAATCAGATAAAAGAGCACTTCCACTGCCGCTCTCAAAAACCTTTCTTGATGGACATCCAAGGTTTATATCAATTAAATCAAAAAAATCAGAAGATACTTTTGCTGCCTCCCCCATTATTTTTTCATCACTTCCAAATATCTGGATGGCAATTGGTTTTGTGTCTCCGATAATTTTAAAATCTATCCCTTTTTTTACTATCTTATAGGAGGATACCATTCCTGTAAAAACTATTCCTGCGCCCATCTTACTACACAAGTTTAAAAAAGCTGGGTCGTTGAAGCGATGAAGAGGTGCTAAGAATATGTTGGATTCAGTTGTTAAGTTTCCTATCTTCATCTATTTCTATCATAAACGATCTTTAAACCCTCAAGGGTTAAGAATCTATCGTATAAAAATTCCCTTCTTATAAGAGGTGTTACAAGGTGTGCAACACCGCCAGTTACAACAATCTTTGCTTTTCCAATCCTCTTTTCTATCTCTTCAACAATTCTCTCTACCATACCTCCCCACCCATAAAGAATTCCTGATCTTATAGCATTAGCTGTGTCCCTTCCAATAACTGATGGTGGAATTGAAAGTTCAACCTTTGGTAGTTTTGCAGTTCTCAAGAAAAGTCCCTCAAGGGATGTGAGAATACCAGGTGCAATTGCTCCACCGATGAAGACACCCTCTCTATTTATCACATCAAATGTGGTGGCAGTACCAAAATCAACCACAATTGTTGATGTTTTTGTTTTGTTAAATGCAGCTACACTACCCACAACTCTATCCATTCCAATTTCTTTTGGATTCTCTATGTCAATCTTTATTCCTAAGTCAAGGTCAAGATTTACAAAGATGGGTTTTATATGAAAGGTCTTTTCAATGCACCTTTCAAATATAGGATCCAGAGGTGGCACAACAGAGGATATTATTACACCCTTTATATCCTCTGGTTTTAATTTCTCAAAAAATAAAAGGCTTAGAATGTCAAGGGCATACTCATCAGATGTTCTTGCCGTTCTTGATGCAAGACGCCAGTTCTTTAAAAGTTCATTACCTTTAAAAACACCAAGTAAAATGTTTGTGTTTCCTATGTCAATTGTAAGTACCATTTCATCCTCCTTTTCTTTTATTCAAAGGAATTTTATCATAAAGATTGTCTTTTGATATAATAAAAGCATGAAGAGTAAAATTTTAGCTCTGATGCTAATAATGATACTTATGATCCCTCTCTATTCATGTACCAGGGGAAAAGGTAAATTGGTTTCCGTGCCCTCCTTTGTTGGTATGAGGATAAGGGATGCTGAGAAACTTGCTGAGGAGAAAGGTTTACTTATAAAAGTCGTTGGTACAGAATTTTCCAAAGAGTTTCCAATAGACTACATAGTTACACAGGAACCAAATCCCCATGTTCTTGTAAAAGAGGGCAGGATTATAAATGTTACCATAAGTAATGGGCCTCCAAAGGTTGAAGTTCCAGATTTTGTAGGAATGGATTTTGGAGATGCACAAGAGTTGATTTATGAGAAGAAGCTTGTAATTGGAAAAATTGAGGAGGTTTCTGATCCAAATGTGAAGGTCGGAATAATCCTTGAGCAGGAGCCATCTCCAAAGACGCTTGTTGAGGAGGGAACCCCCATAAATCTTAAAATTTCAAAGGGTGTTCTTGGTCAGGTGCCATCAGTTATAGGTCTCTCCCTTGAAGAGGCAAAGAGTCAGGTGATAACAAGTGGATACACCATAGGAAAGATTGTTGAAAAGAGAAATCCTGCATATCCGTCAGGAATTGTATGGAATCAGGATCCTGCACCTCTCACATACGCATCTTCTGGTTCGTCTGTTGATTTAGTGGTGAATCCATGAAGATAGCACCTTCAATACTTGCATCTAAATTTGTTAATTTAAAGAAAGACATTAAACTTCTGGAGAGATCTGGAGCTGACATTATACACCTTGATATAATGGATGGTCATTTTGTTCCAAACATCTCCTTTGGTTTTCCCATAGTAAAGGCTGTAAGGAGTTTAACATCTTTGCCCCTTGATGCCCATCTCATGATTGAGAATCCGGAAAGATTTATAGATAGATTTATTGATTCTGGAGTTGATATGATATCTGTTCACATAGAGGGAAATTATCACATAAACAGGATTTTAAATACTATAAAGAAGAGTAAAGTAAAGGCAGGAGTTGCTATAAATCCAGGAACTCCCCTTAATTCTCTTGAAGAGGTGTTAGATATTGTGGATTTTGTTCTTGTTATGAGTGTGAACCCTGGTTTTTCAGGACAGAAATTTATAGACTCATCTATTGAAAAAATTAGAAAGTTATGTAAAATTAGAGAGAAGGGAAACTTCGGTTTCGAGATAGAGGTAGATGGCGGATTAAATTTTGAGATAGCTGAGGTTCTTAAGGAGATGGGAGTAGACATTCTTGTGTTTGGGAGTTTTATCTTTAAAGATATAGAAAAGGCATTAAATGAGTTGAGGAAACTAAAATGAGAGAAGAAAAGATCACTCTTACACTGCCTGCTGAACTCCTGGAGGCAGTAGAAAAGAAGGCGAAGAGAAAGAGAAAGAAGAGGGATGAATTTCTAAAAGAGGTCATTACCTTCTATATTGCCATGGAGGATAGGAAGACACGCATCAAGAAGGAACTGATAAAGGGATACAAGGAGTCGTCAGAGGCAAGCATGCTTTTGTCCAGAGAATTTTTTGAAGTTGAACAGGAAATCTTTAGGGACATATTCAAGTATTTCAAATGAGTAAAAAAAAAGTCAAATCAGGAGAGGAGATATCTATTTAGTGGATCTTTCTCCATCAAAGGGTTCGGAGCAGAGTGGAATAAGACCTGTTCTTGTAATACAGAATGATATAGGAAATAAATATTCGCCGACAGTGATAGTGGCAGCCATAACATCAAAGGAGGTTAAAGAGGTGTATCCCATTGTTATAAAGGTAGAAAGAAATGAAGGAGGATTGGATAAAGATAGTTTTATACTTCTCAACCAGATTAGAACCATTGATAAGAGAAGGCTCTTAAAGAAAATAGGAAAACTCAAGAAATCAACCATGGTGAAGGTAGATATAGCTCTTAAATTCTCCTTAGGGCTTATTAAGATATGAGTTCGAAATTTAAAGCATGGATTTACGCTAAAAATCTATTCTATAATGATAAACTGGTTAAAAAGGCATCTCACTGGGGAGAGATAGAACCACTTATAAAGAGTGAGGAACTCCTAACAAAACTTCTGTGGGAAAGTTATGTTCCAGGATCTAATGCAAGGGAATCTCTCATAATTGCCGGTGTGCAAGCTTTAGAAAATAGAGGATTTGATGTTTCAGAGATGGAAAAACTCCTTCCAGTCGGATTGAAATTTCTTAAAGAGGAGGATATAGGGGGATTAATCTCTGTTACATCAAAGATATTTAGTTTAATTCCAAATTTAAAAAAGAACATGGATCATCCATACAATAGTTTTATTCATCCAATGAACTGGAGAGAGATTGAAAAAGCCTTTCCAAAGGTTACTGTAAAATCTCCAACCTCTATAAAAGAGAGGATAGAAGGTGGACTATACGGGATGATCTCTGGTGGAAGTTTTGGAACAAAGATTGAAGGATATCCTTATTGGGAGATAGAGAGTGCATACAAAGATTTCTCCTTTTATCTTGATAATGAGGTAGACACAACAAATGATGATATTACCTATGAGTTAAATTTACTCATTGAGTTTTTAGAGAAGGGAAGAAAGATTACAAGTGAAGACATTGCGTTGGGCTGGGTGAAAAGAATACCTTTTGGTTGGAGTGCAGAACTCATTGCTCTTATGAATATAAAGAGAGGCATAATGCCTCCTCTCTCAGGTCAGTTTAACAATCCCTACAATGAATGGATAGGTGGAGCAATGAGAGGAAATATGCCTGGACTCTTATCTCCAGGAGATCCTTACAAGGCATCCTATCTTTCATACATAGATGGTGTGGTTTCCCATGATAAAAATGGAGTTTATGGAGAAATGTTCGTAGCCATTCTTACATCTCTTGCCTTTGTTGAAGAGGATATTGAAAAATTAATAGAGATTTCTATGGAATTTATACCAGAGAGAAGCGAGTTAAGGAGTGTTCTTGAGACCACATACAAGATGTGCAAGGAGAAAGATAACTGGAGGGAGGTAAGGGAGTGGATATACAAAAGATTTGAAAGATACAATTGGATTCATCTCTACCCAAACATTGCCATTGTACTGATGGGGCTTATGTTTGGAAAGGGTGATTTTTTAAAGACTGTAGAGATAATTTCAAGGAGTGGTTTTGATGTTGATTGTAATCTTGGTGAAGCGTTAGGAATTCTTGGAGTTTTAGACCCTGAATCTATCCCCTTGAAGTGGAAAGAGGCATTGAAAGATGTTATAAATACATACATGAGAGGAAGGAACCAGTTTAAAATAGGAGAGATAGTTGATATGGTTGTGAAGGGGACAAGCTTATGATCTTTGTTGTGGGAAGTATCAATGTAGATTTGGTTGTATACTCTGAGAGATTCCCAGAGGAAGGGGAAACTCTTGTTGGAAAAAATTTCTTTATGAATCAGGGAGGTAAAGGAGCAAATCAGGCAGTTTCCTCTAAAAAAGCAGGTGGCGATGTTCTATTTTTGGGAAGAGTGGGGGATGATTACTTTGGTAAATTTGTCGAAGCAGAGATTAAGAGGTTTTCTGTGGAATCTAACCTTGAGAAGGTAAAAGATGTCTCCACAGGTATTGCTCTTATAAATGTGGATAGGGAGGGGAAGAATAAAATAGTTATAATACCTGGTGCAAATGCACTGGTGGGGGAAAGAGAGGTGGATATTTTAAGGAGGGATTTTAAAGAGGGTGATTTCCTCCTTTTACAGGGAGAGATTCCCATTGAAGCAAATGTTAAATTATCTGAGATAGCACATGAAAAAAGAGGGACTGTTATATTTGATCCCACACCTGTTGATGAGAGTCTGTTAAGAGTAATTCCTTACTGCACCATAGTTACACCCAATGAGGTGGAAGTTAAAAGACTCACAGGAAACAGTGAGGTGGTGGATGGTGCAAAGAGGCTTTTGGATTATGGGGCAGAGAGCGTGATTGTAAAGATGGGTGAAAGAGGAGGTTTCTATATGAACAAAGAGGAGAGTTTTTTCTTCCCCTCCTTTAATGTTAATCCAGTTGATACCACAGGAGCAGGTGATACATTCAACGGCTCATTGGCCTCTGCCCTATTTCTGGGAATGAACATGAAAGATGCCATAAAGTATGCATCCGCAGCTTCTGCTATTTCTGTTACAAGGAAAGGTGCAGCCACATCATCTCCATTAAAGGAGGAAATAATTAATTTTTTGGAGGAGAAGGGTGAAAAAGTTAATTATTGATACGGATTGTGGTATTGATGATGCAATTGCTATTATGATGGCTATTTCAAGGAAGGATGTAGATGTTGTTGGTATTACCACTGTCTCTGGTAATACCTATGTGGATCAGGTTACGGATAATGTTTTAAGATTACTTTCATATTTTGGAAGAAAGGATATACCAGTTTTTAAAGGTGCCTCAGTTCCTCTAATTCAAAAGCTTTCAAGAGGAGAGAAAATTCATGGTGAGAATGGTCTTGGGGGAGTTATACTTCCAGAAACTGATAAGAAAGAGGAAACTATAAAAGCACCAGATGCAATTTTTAAACTTGCCAAAGAGAATGAAGGTCTAATCGTTGTTACACTTGGTCCTTTAACTAACATTGCCATGGCTATCAATCTGTATCCTGAACTTAAAAATTATGTTAAAGAAATTGTATCAATGGGTGGAGCACTGGAGACAGGAAATGTTACAAGATTTGCAGAGTTCAATTTTTATCAGGATCCAGAAGCAGTCCAATTTGTTATAAACTCTGGTATTCCAATGACTATTGTTCCATGGGACCCAATTGTAAAACTCATGTTTCTTGAAGAGGAGATAAAAGCCATTGTCCCTGATGGTTCTAAATCTGGAGAGCTTTTTCTTGAACTTATGAAGACACCAATAAACTTTATAGAGAAATTCTATGGAATTAGAGGAGAGGTTTTTCCTGACCCCTTGACGATGGCTTATGTGATAGACGAGAGAGTGGCGAAGAAAGTCATCCTTGGAGACATGGAGATGGAGCTTAACTACACTACTATGAGAGGAGCAAGTGTCCTGCTTGAAGGAGAGAGGTTGAAGATAGTTGTAGAACTTGATAGAGATGTTTTTGTTGAGCTTCTTAAGGAAACTCTCATTAATTTGAAAGGAGGTGAGAGAGAATAAGAAATTTTATAAAAACTGTAGGAAAAAGGAGGAAGAAATGAAAAAAATTTTATCAATTTTGGTTGTTTTAGCTTTAGTTGCGGGTTTGGTTTCTTTAACCGCATGCGGGAAGAAGGAAGAAGAGCAACCACCTGAAAAGAAACTCAAGGTAGTTCTCTACATCAATGGAACCCTTGGGGATAAGTCTTTCTTTGATTCCGCTAATAGAGGTATAGAGAGAGCAATAAAGGAACTTGGAATTGAGGGAAAGGTTATTGAGGGTGGTTATGACCCCGCAAGATGGGAGCCAGATCTTGAACAACTCTCTGAAGGTGATTGGGATATTATAATTGTGGGAACATGGCAGATGACAGAGAATCTTGAAAAAATTGCTCCAAAGCATCCAGACAAGAAGTACTTTATATTTGATACAACAGTGGATTATTCAAAGGGAAATCTTGATAATGTATATTCAATCCTTTACAAGCAAAACGAAGGTTCATTCCTTGTAGGTGCCCTTGCTGCAATGATAACAACTTCGGATATGCCCCTTGCAAATCCTGATAAGACTATTGGATTCCTTGGTGGAATGGATATCCCTGTCATCAACGACTTCAAAGTTGGATACATTCAGGGAGCACACTACATTGATCCTGATATAAAGGTTCTTGTTTCCTATGCAGGATCCTTCAGTGACCCTGCAAAGGGAAAAGAGCTTGTTCTTGCTCAGTATGATCAGGGAGCAGATATCTCTTTCAATGTTGCAGGAGAAACAGGACTTGGGCTTCTTGATGCTGCAAAAGAGAAGAATAAGTATGCAATAGGTGTTGATTCAGATCAGTACCTTATGTTTAAGGATAGCGACCCAGAGAAGGCAGCACACATTGTAACATCCATGATGAAGAATGTAGATAACTCACTCTTCAGAGGAATAAAACTCCATATGGAAGGAAAACTTGAATATGGAAAGGCAGAGGCACTTGGAATTAAAGAAGGCGGTGTAGGTATTGCTGATAATGAAAACTACAAGAAGCTTGTTCCAGAGGAATTTAGAAAGAAAATAAAGGAGCTTGAGGAAAAGATTGTTAATGGAGAAATAGTAGTAGATACAGCTTTCGGTCAGTAAAAAATTAATTAGCCGGGAGGCTCCTCTCCCGGCTTTTTCTAAATGGAGGAAGGATGGGAGTTATACTTTCTGTAGAGAATATAGTTAAGATTTATCCCAATGGTGTTATTGCAAATAGGGGCGTTAGTGTAGAAATAGAAGAAAATACCATCCATGCCATAGTGGGGGAGAATGGAGCAGGAAAGACAACCTTGATGAAGGTGATATTTGGTATAGAGAAACCCCAGGAGGGCAAAATATATTACAAAGGAAAGGAGATACATATAAGAAATCCTCTTGATGCAATAAAAATTGGAATTGGTATGGTTCATCAGCATTTGATGCTTGCCCCTGATTTGACTGTAAGTGAAAATCTTGTTCTTGGTTCAGAACCTATTAAAGGGAGATTCTTCCTTGATACCCAGAAAGCCATT
This sequence is a window from Caldisericia bacterium. Protein-coding genes within it:
- a CDS encoding PASTA domain-containing protein; the protein is MKSKILALMLIMILMIPLYSCTRGKGKLVSVPSFVGMRIRDAEKLAEEKGLLIKVVGTEFSKEFPIDYIVTQEPNPHVLVKEGRIINVTISNGPPKVEVPDFVGMDFGDAQELIYEKKLVIGKIEEVSDPNVKVGIILEQEPSPKTLVEEGTPINLKISKGVLGQVPSVIGLSLEEAKSQVITSGYTIGKIVEKRNPAYPSGIVWNQDPAPLTYASSGSSVDLVVNP
- a CDS encoding BMP family ABC transporter substrate-binding protein, with translation MKKILSILVVLALVAGLVSLTACGKKEEEQPPEKKLKVVLYINGTLGDKSFFDSANRGIERAIKELGIEGKVIEGGYDPARWEPDLEQLSEGDWDIIIVGTWQMTENLEKIAPKHPDKKYFIFDTTVDYSKGNLDNVYSILYKQNEGSFLVGALAAMITTSDMPLANPDKTIGFLGGMDIPVINDFKVGYIQGAHYIDPDIKVLVSYAGSFSDPAKGKELVLAQYDQGADISFNVAGETGLGLLDAAKEKNKYAIGVDSDQYLMFKDSDPEKAAHIVTSMMKNVDNSLFRGIKLHMEGKLEYGKAEALGIKEGGVGIADNENYKKLVPEEFRKKIKELEEKIVNGEIVVDTAFGQ
- the rpe gene encoding ribulose-phosphate 3-epimerase — translated: MKIAPSILASKFVNLKKDIKLLERSGADIIHLDIMDGHFVPNISFGFPIVKAVRSLTSLPLDAHLMIENPERFIDRFIDSGVDMISVHIEGNYHINRILNTIKKSKVKAGVAINPGTPLNSLEEVLDIVDFVLVMSVNPGFSGQKFIDSSIEKIRKLCKIREKGNFGFEIEVDGGLNFEIAEVLKEMGVDILVFGSFIFKDIEKALNELRKLK
- the rbsK gene encoding ribokinase is translated as MIFVVGSINVDLVVYSERFPEEGETLVGKNFFMNQGGKGANQAVSSKKAGGDVLFLGRVGDDYFGKFVEAEIKRFSVESNLEKVKDVSTGIALINVDREGKNKIVIIPGANALVGEREVDILRRDFKEGDFLLLQGEIPIEANVKLSEIAHEKRGTVIFDPTPVDESLLRVIPYCTIVTPNEVEVKRLTGNSEVVDGAKRLLDYGAESVIVKMGERGGFYMNKEESFFFPSFNVNPVDTTGAGDTFNGSLASALFLGMNMKDAIKYASAASAISVTRKGAATSSPLKEEIINFLEEKGEKVNY
- a CDS encoding type II toxin-antitoxin system PemK/MazF family toxin; its protein translation is MRRGDIYLVDLSPSKGSEQSGIRPVLVIQNDIGNKYSPTVIVAAITSKEVKEVYPIVIKVERNEGGLDKDSFILLNQIRTIDKRRLLKKIGKLKKSTMVKVDIALKFSLGLIKI
- a CDS encoding ribbon-helix-helix protein, CopG family codes for the protein MREEKITLTLPAELLEAVEKKAKRKRKKRDEFLKEVITFYIAMEDRKTRIKKELIKGYKESSEASMLLSREFFEVEQEIFRDIFKYFK
- a CDS encoding nucleoside hydrolase; this translates as MKKLIIDTDCGIDDAIAIMMAISRKDVDVVGITTVSGNTYVDQVTDNVLRLLSYFGRKDIPVFKGASVPLIQKLSRGEKIHGENGLGGVILPETDKKEETIKAPDAIFKLAKENEGLIVVTLGPLTNIAMAINLYPELKNYVKEIVSMGGALETGNVTRFAEFNFYQDPEAVQFVINSGIPMTIVPWDPIVKLMFLEEEIKAIVPDGSKSGELFLELMKTPINFIEKFYGIRGEVFPDPLTMAYVIDERVAKKVILGDMEMELNYTTMRGASVLLEGERLKIVVELDRDVFVELLKETLINLKGGERE
- a CDS encoding type III pantothenate kinase; this translates as MVLTIDIGNTNILLGVFKGNELLKNWRLASRTARTSDEYALDILSLLFFEKLKPEDIKGVIISSVVPPLDPIFERCIEKTFHIKPIFVNLDLDLGIKIDIENPKEIGMDRVVGSVAAFNKTKTSTIVVDFGTATTFDVINREGVFIGGAIAPGILTSLEGLFLRTAKLPKVELSIPPSVIGRDTANAIRSGILYGWGGMVERIVEEIEKRIGKAKIVVTGGVAHLVTPLIRREFLYDRFLTLEGLKIVYDRNR
- a CDS encoding ADP-ribosylglycohydrolase family protein; protein product: MSSKFKAWIYAKNLFYNDKLVKKASHWGEIEPLIKSEELLTKLLWESYVPGSNARESLIIAGVQALENRGFDVSEMEKLLPVGLKFLKEEDIGGLISVTSKIFSLIPNLKKNMDHPYNSFIHPMNWREIEKAFPKVTVKSPTSIKERIEGGLYGMISGGSFGTKIEGYPYWEIESAYKDFSFYLDNEVDTTNDDITYELNLLIEFLEKGRKITSEDIALGWVKRIPFGWSAELIALMNIKRGIMPPLSGQFNNPYNEWIGGAMRGNMPGLLSPGDPYKASYLSYIDGVVSHDKNGVYGEMFVAILTSLAFVEEDIEKLIEISMEFIPERSELRSVLETTYKMCKEKDNWREVREWIYKRFERYNWIHLYPNIAIVLMGLMFGKGDFLKTVEIISRSGFDVDCNLGEALGILGVLDPESIPLKWKEALKDVINTYMRGRNQFKIGEIVDMVVKGTSL